The window GTTGTACTAAACCATACCCATACCCGTTATACCCAATGGGTTTTAAATTTTTCCTATTTGTGTATCCATGGGTATTTTTCTGACTCATACCCTTatcctaatagggtttttacccacgGGTACGCGGGTAATggatacccattgccatccctacttgCTGGAGATCAATTGGCTGCGACAAAAGCGCACGCGGAGAGTTTTATCTGCAAATAGCTGAGCAAACCGACTTTTACTCTTCTTTTTTTTAGAAACCAAACCGACTTTTACTCTTTTTTAGAGACAAAATTCTGACTTTTACTTTGGCTATATGGGTCTCCCCATGGGTCCAGGCAGAATTTTTTTGAGACAAAAATCTGACTTCTTTTTTTTCGTCGCTTTGTGCAATGAAATGTCATACAATCGCACACAGCTGATAGAGCAAGCGACTAAACGGGCCAGCCCAAGAACACTACAAGCACTGGAGTGAGCCGAATGTACGCTGTTGCAATCACTCCTCCCTCACCAGAGCTGGGCCAAACTTGTTCTAGTAGACAGTCGGGGTCGTCGTGCTAAGGCTCCATATAACCAGCGCATCAGAACAGCAACCATCGCCGATGAAAAGAAgtatagatcgaaaggatccaacatGTATAcatattttaaatagcgcgctaaaaAATATAGCGAGGCCCTTCTTCAAATGCTACACAAGTTATAGCGCGCTAATAGCATGCTATATTTCAAAATAGCgtttgcaaaaaaaaatcaaaatatctAGAAATAAAATATTTAAGCAACTAAATTTTTCATAGGAGCAAGCAATATATGCATCTGATAAAAGGAGTGAGAAAGCTAGTGGGAGAATCTGATAAAAGGAGTGAGAAAGCTAGTGGTCATGGGTTGGTTTTGGCCTGTTGGGCCTGTTGGGCTGTGCTTATTTCAGTTTTGCATGATCTGCACGTTATAACGTTACAACGTTATAGCGTGTGTAGCGCGCTAATTACGTGATTAGCGTCGTAGCGTCTGATTTTGCCAAAACGTAACGTCTCCCCTCCAAATATGCTATAACCGCGTTATAACGGCGAAATAGCGTGCTATTTACACATGAATGAAGACGAGCAAAGGTTGGATCGAAGCAGACCCACCAAATACCAACATCGACCGAATCCCGTGAGATCTGCCAGAGACACATCTCCACACGCCCTCCAACAACGCTAGATGCATCATTGTAACGGGGGCTAGAcaaggagaaccttattccatttaTAGGGAACCGCCAGCGTCTCGCCTTTCAAAGCACGACACAAACCCTAAACGAACTCACAAAAACACCTAAATGAACTCACAGAAACCCTAaacgaaccttattccatcttctggGAAACAAGGGCATTACGCATGGCACCGGTGCATGCACCTCAACAAGTTCCTGTACCAGCACGTCCACTCATGGCACCACCGCGTCATCGTGCCCTGCGCCTTGGGCGTGCAATACAACCACCCTATGGAGGGCCTCCTCCTCGACACCGTCAGCAGCGTGGTCACCTTCCTCGCCCCCGGTATGTCGCCCCACGTCTCCATCTTCTTCTTGACACTCTGCACCGTCAAGGGCGTCGACGACCACTACGGGCTGTGGTTGCCGGGGAACGTGTTCCACCTCTGCTTCTGGAACAATACGGCGTACCACGACGCCCACCATCTATCGCGCGCCGGCAGATACAACTTCTGGCAGCCCTTCTTTGTGACGTGGGACAAGGTGTTTGGGACGCACATGCCCTATGTGGTCGAGCACAGGCCCCAAGGAGGGCTCCATGTGCGTCCCATGGAAGCCCTTAACTATGTATATATTGTTTTTCAGATTTGACTGTATGTCACCAATGTATTTATCCTTCACTCATGCAACCAGGATGCTACTATACATCACAAATTGATACCCCAAAAAACTTCATAGAGGAGCTTTTCTTGTTAGTGGTGGTTTGTAATATCTATCATTCGAGCATCTGAGCATTTTCTTAATGAAAATGGCATGCTTGAAGGCCCGGCAGAGAAAAGAAATGCCACATTTCAATCACAATAAGCTGCACTAAAAGAAGAGTGAAATGCGCCACTAGTCCACCAACTCAAAATGATTGCACACTTTAGGCCATCAACTCAAAAAGTAGTCAGATTTAGTCCACAAACTCGTTTATTTGATCAAATAAGGCCAAAATCGATTAGACATGAAAAAACTGACCACATGGCTGCCACGTCAGCATTCCTTGGACCGTTGTGTAACTAACTATTTTTTACATGGCCCTTTTTGCAAACTGGTCGGTTTTTCTAGCAACCTATATCTTAACTAATGgcgtataaataaataaataaataaatctttACCTACTATTAAAgaaaataggtattcttggtttggtttagtccttttcgttgatTTCGTTTGGTTTGAGCGCACGCTAATGTCTTTCGTACGATTCGCTCTACACAAGATAAGCCATCTGGGCCAAGTGAGTGTACGttgatgggccttctatgggcttttGTAGAGACcgtgaaaaataattgggtcaaaata is drawn from Triticum dicoccoides isolate Atlit2015 ecotype Zavitan chromosome 4A, WEW_v2.0, whole genome shotgun sequence and contains these coding sequences:
- the LOC119284030 gene encoding sphinganine C4-monooxygenase 1-like, whose protein sequence is MGHYAWHRCMHLNKFLYQHVHSWHHRVIVPCALGVQYNHPMEGLLLDTVSSVVTFLAPGMSPHVSIFFLTLCTVKGVDDHYGLWLPGNVFHLCFWNNTAYHDAHHLSRAGRYNFWQPFFVTWDKVFGTHMPYVVEHRPQGGLHVRPMEALNYVYIVFQI